One segment of uncultured Tolumonas sp. DNA contains the following:
- the xerD gene encoding site-specific tyrosine recombinase XerD, with translation MKQDNPLIEQFLDMLWLERGLSDNTVSSYRTDLYKLNDWLDSKASSYLTLDTLLLHNYLAWRIDQGFKATSTARLLSALRRFYQFLIREQLRADDPTVALDAPKLPLRLPKDISEEQVDALLSEPRVQDPIELRDKAMLELLYATGLRVTELVSLQIHQLASNMAYVRVTGKGNKDRLVPTGEEAQYWIQRFMREGRMTLLHEQSSDVLFPSNRAQHMTRQTFWHRIKLYAVRANINSDLSPHTLRHAFATHLLNHGADLRVVQMLLGHSDLSTTQIYTHVAQARLQELHQEHHPRA, from the coding sequence ATGAAACAAGATAATCCTCTGATTGAGCAGTTTTTGGATATGTTATGGCTGGAACGCGGGCTGAGCGATAACACCGTCTCTTCATATCGAACTGATCTGTATAAGCTGAATGACTGGCTCGATAGTAAGGCTTCTTCTTATCTCACACTCGATACCTTGTTGCTGCATAACTATCTGGCATGGCGGATCGATCAAGGTTTTAAGGCAACTTCGACGGCTCGGTTATTGAGTGCTTTGCGCCGTTTTTACCAATTTTTAATTCGCGAGCAGTTACGGGCCGATGACCCAACGGTAGCGCTGGATGCGCCGAAGTTGCCTCTGCGTTTACCGAAAGATATCAGCGAAGAACAGGTGGACGCGTTGTTGTCTGAGCCTCGCGTGCAAGACCCTATTGAGTTGCGCGATAAAGCAATGCTGGAACTGCTGTATGCCACTGGCTTGCGTGTTACTGAATTGGTGAGCCTGCAAATCCATCAATTGGCATCTAACATGGCCTATGTACGGGTGACCGGCAAAGGCAATAAAGACCGCCTCGTACCAACGGGCGAAGAGGCACAATATTGGATCCAGCGCTTTATGCGCGAAGGGCGCATGACGCTACTGCATGAGCAATCATCAGATGTGCTGTTTCCTTCAAACCGTGCGCAGCATATGACCCGCCAGACCTTCTGGCATCGTATTAAACTCTATGCGGTGCGGGCGAATATCAATTCTGATTTGTCTCCGCATACGCTACGCCATGCTTTTGCCACACATTTATTGAATCATGGTGCCGATTTGCGTGTCGTGCAGATGTTGCTCGGCCACTCTGATCTGTCGACTACCCAGATCTATACCCATGTAGCGCAAGCACGTTTGCAGGAATTACATCAGGAGCATCATCCGCGCGCCTGA
- a CDS encoding DUF4139 domain-containing protein: MSNKTIRVFSLSLLALMVSSAMAEQVVESQIAAVTVYPSSATVTRTFTVELPAGPQTVLVAGLPSTLDENSLRISGSGDKGSSVASVELKNEVRSELVLPRAKELQDKLTAQLDQFALLQADELALNTQQTYLQKLAEQGGTPKTEKTVESNSVAQWRAGWQTLGAGMKEIGAAKVALAREIRALKQQIEVTQRELEQLNNRQQDNKIAVVHLQSAGGKLAMKLSYQLNQASWYPVYDANLDTQQSKLAVTQAAYVQQNSGENWDNVALTLSTLQPSAAVEPPALSSWWIDYQRPVPRNSLMKSAGAVADAAMPEMMVAAAPVAEQRATVIDSGYHVSYQIPGKINVNSSEEKQRVVLQQQQWPVSLNLQAVPRLDPHAYLYAKVENPSSTPLLPGEWLLQRDGVRVGRVDQPLLAPKDQIAMGFGADDAVKLEWQTLKNEAGESGVLNKQQTLQRHYQLKVTNGHPKPMSLTVLDSWPVAKQQDIKVSTLDGTVAPKEQNVNQQVGVQRWELPLPAGKTTTLDTGYQVTYPQDKQIDNL; encoded by the coding sequence ATGTCGAATAAAACTATCCGAGTATTTTCATTGAGTCTGCTGGCATTGATGGTGTCATCTGCGATGGCAGAACAAGTGGTTGAGAGTCAGATCGCTGCGGTAACGGTTTACCCTTCCTCGGCCACGGTCACGCGAACGTTTACGGTGGAATTGCCCGCTGGGCCGCAGACAGTTCTGGTCGCCGGCTTACCCTCGACGCTGGATGAGAACTCACTGCGCATCTCCGGTAGCGGCGATAAAGGCAGTTCGGTGGCGAGTGTAGAGCTTAAAAACGAGGTACGCAGTGAACTGGTGTTGCCACGTGCAAAAGAATTACAAGATAAGCTCACTGCGCAATTGGATCAGTTTGCATTACTGCAAGCCGATGAGCTGGCGTTGAATACCCAGCAAACTTATCTGCAAAAATTGGCGGAACAAGGCGGCACACCGAAAACAGAGAAAACGGTCGAGAGTAATTCAGTTGCGCAGTGGCGTGCTGGCTGGCAGACACTGGGGGCGGGGATGAAAGAAATTGGTGCGGCGAAAGTGGCACTGGCACGCGAAATTCGTGCGTTGAAACAGCAAATTGAGGTGACGCAGCGCGAGCTGGAGCAGCTCAATAATCGTCAACAGGACAATAAAATTGCTGTGGTGCATCTGCAATCGGCGGGTGGTAAGTTGGCGATGAAGCTCAGTTATCAGCTTAATCAGGCCAGCTGGTATCCGGTCTATGACGCGAATTTAGATACCCAGCAAAGCAAACTGGCAGTTACCCAAGCGGCCTATGTGCAGCAAAACAGCGGCGAAAATTGGGATAATGTTGCGTTGACTCTCTCGACATTACAACCCAGTGCAGCAGTAGAACCACCGGCACTTTCCAGCTGGTGGATTGATTATCAACGCCCAGTTCCACGGAACTCATTAATGAAATCTGCTGGTGCTGTCGCTGATGCGGCGATGCCGGAAATGATGGTGGCAGCTGCACCAGTAGCCGAGCAGCGGGCGACGGTGATTGATAGCGGATATCATGTTTCTTATCAAATTCCAGGCAAGATCAATGTTAATTCTAGCGAAGAAAAGCAACGAGTGGTCTTGCAACAACAGCAATGGCCAGTGTCGCTGAATTTACAGGCTGTACCGCGTCTGGATCCGCATGCTTATCTGTATGCTAAAGTTGAAAACCCATCTTCCACGCCACTGTTGCCGGGCGAATGGTTATTACAACGTGATGGTGTCAGGGTAGGGCGGGTTGATCAGCCATTGTTAGCCCCAAAAGATCAGATCGCGATGGGGTTTGGGGCTGATGATGCTGTGAAACTGGAATGGCAGACGCTGAAAAATGAAGCGGGTGAGTCGGGTGTGCTGAATAAACAACAAACCCTGCAACGTCATTACCAACTTAAAGTCACCAACGGACACCCGAAACCGATGTCACTGACCGTGTTGGATAGCTGGCCGGTTGCCAAACAGCAAGATATTAAGGTTTCAACGTTAGACGGCACTGTGGCACCGAAAGAGCAAAATGTGAATCAGCAAGTTGGTGTGCAACGTTGGGAATTACCGCTGCCAGCAGGTAAAACAACAACATTAGACACCGGCTATCAGGTAACTTACCCGCAAGACAAACAGATCGATAATCTTTGA